From a region of the Bacteroidota bacterium genome:
- a CDS encoding rubredoxin — protein sequence MSATDTERYICANCGYVYDPAVGDPMNTVLPGTPFTDLPEAWVCPCAMRRQTSSICWIKNNILRPAIPGAQI from the coding sequence ATGTCAGCAACCGATACCGAACGGTATATCTGCGCCAACTGTGGGTATGTCTATGATCCTGCGGTCGGCGACCCGATGAACACGGTCCTGCCCGGAACGCCCTTTACCGATCTGCCGGAAGCGTGGGTCTGCCCATGTGCTATGCGTCGACAGACCAGTTCGATTTGCTGGATTAAGAACAACATTCTCCGCCCGGCCATTCCGGGCGCTCAGATTTGA